From one Paenibacillus sp. FSL K6-1330 genomic stretch:
- a CDS encoding GNAT family N-acetyltransferase, which translates to MSPYEDERENDVNEFGLYDYKYLDHYWTEEGRYPYLVIQSGKLAGFVLVREIKTASDATPNYSMAEFFILKKYRKQSIGKEAAFKVFEMFKGNWSIAWLEKNLSAQAFWTKVISEYKAGEYSKTMFSGNPAIEFCV; encoded by the coding sequence ATGAGTCCATATGAAGATGAGCGTGAGAATGACGTTAACGAATTTGGCCTGTACGATTATAAGTATTTAGACCATTACTGGACGGAAGAGGGGCGGTATCCTTACCTTGTTATACAATCGGGGAAGCTGGCCGGATTTGTATTGGTGAGAGAAATTAAAACAGCAAGTGATGCAACTCCAAACTATTCCATGGCGGAATTTTTCATCTTGAAAAAATACCGAAAGCAGTCAATTGGTAAAGAGGCAGCTTTCAAAGTGTTCGAAATGTTTAAGGGCAATTGGAGTATCGCTTGGTTGGAAAAAAATCTGTCAGCCCAAGCTTTTTGGACAAAAGTCATCTCAGAATACAAGGCCGGCGAATATTCCAAAACCATGTTCTCAGGTAACCCTGCAATTGAATTTTGTGTCTAA
- a CDS encoding MarR family transcriptional regulator: MEEKDWDLLEEADWHFRKVVRRFVKERDKISVEGISLPGLLILNTIFRNGEQRLGELAEQLDFTSGAVTAICDKLETSGFAIRRRSKTDRRAIALDITEAGRQMLQRNENVGGYMIELIFGAFSYEELREQIHYFKRLNEHLEGFSDSVLRQCALSAEPNKGNVQGHRGSLKRSNAFISY; the protein is encoded by the coding sequence ATGGAAGAGAAGGATTGGGATTTATTGGAGGAGGCCGATTGGCATTTTCGCAAAGTGGTACGCAGGTTTGTCAAAGAGCGTGACAAAATCTCGGTAGAAGGCATCTCACTGCCAGGCTTGCTGATTCTCAACACGATATTCCGGAATGGTGAACAGAGGCTTGGTGAACTGGCGGAACAGCTCGATTTCACATCCGGAGCGGTAACGGCGATATGCGACAAGCTGGAGACTTCCGGATTCGCGATCAGAAGGCGGAGCAAGACAGACCGGAGAGCGATTGCCTTAGACATTACAGAAGCAGGAAGACAGATGCTGCAGCGTAACGAAAATGTTGGCGGGTACATGATTGAGCTGATCTTCGGCGCATTCTCGTACGAGGAGCTCAGGGAACAGATTCATTATTTTAAACGGCTCAATGAACATCTTGAAGGTTTCTCGGATTCCGTGCTGCGACAGTGCGCATTATCCGCCGAACCCAACAAAGGAAACGTTCAAGGTCATCGCGGCTCCTTGAAACGTTCGAATGCATTTATTTCTTACTAA
- a CDS encoding LacI family DNA-binding transcriptional regulator, protein MKITLKDIADHANVSISSVSRALNNANSTALVNDQTRLRIIQAAKDLGYHKFNNSLQKNENFSVNKKVPKRVGLALYDVKAKYQDPYFSEIIYGIESELIDQECILDFTFEVQDIFNFNLFGDMNESDLGVICIGPLKHDFIDELNNRVPFVISVGGIPKLDIDYVTVDFRNAAMQAVQYLVDLGHRDIAYIGGSSQVGMPIDQEERFYGYKEAMELNHLDIVPEWVQDGCFDLTKSYEAMKKILNTQSPPSAVFTASDKMAFGAYKAIGEYGLSIPNDISVVSFDNVEMSEFINPPLTTVQVHKEEMGRIAVKLLLQRMEGGIPLPLISYLPTKLMVRSSCTEKSEVKTI, encoded by the coding sequence ATGAAAATAACTTTAAAAGACATTGCCGACCATGCAAATGTATCTATTTCTTCTGTATCGAGGGCTTTAAACAACGCAAACTCAACAGCACTTGTAAACGACCAAACGCGTCTGCGCATTATTCAAGCTGCCAAGGACCTGGGTTACCATAAGTTTAACAATTCACTGCAAAAAAACGAAAATTTTTCAGTGAATAAAAAAGTTCCAAAGAGAGTGGGACTCGCTTTATATGATGTAAAAGCTAAATACCAAGATCCTTATTTTTCAGAAATCATTTACGGGATCGAAAGTGAATTGATTGATCAAGAATGTATATTGGACTTTACATTTGAGGTGCAAGATATTTTCAATTTCAATTTATTTGGGGATATGAACGAGAGTGACTTAGGAGTTATTTGTATCGGACCGCTTAAGCATGATTTTATAGATGAGCTTAATAATCGGGTTCCATTTGTCATATCGGTGGGCGGAATACCTAAGCTGGACATTGATTATGTTACGGTGGATTTTCGCAATGCGGCAATGCAAGCAGTTCAATATTTGGTAGATCTTGGTCATCGAGATATCGCTTATATTGGCGGAAGCTCTCAAGTTGGAATGCCGATTGATCAAGAAGAACGTTTCTATGGATATAAAGAAGCGATGGAGTTGAACCATCTTGACATTGTTCCGGAGTGGGTTCAAGACGGCTGCTTTGATCTGACCAAGAGCTATGAAGCCATGAAAAAAATTTTAAACACGCAGAGTCCGCCCTCGGCCGTATTTACAGCTAGCGACAAAATGGCATTTGGGGCGTACAAGGCAATTGGTGAATATGGGCTATCGATTCCAAATGATATATCTGTTGTTTCTTTTGATAATGTCGAAATGTCAGAATTCATTAACCCTCCGTTAACAACGGTACAGGTTCACAAGGAGGAAATGGGGAGAATCGCAGTCAAATTACTGCTTCAGCGCATGGAAGGGGGGATACCTTTGCCATTGATCAGCTATTTGCCGACAAAACTAATGGTCCGCAGTAGCTGTACCGAGAAAAGCGAAGTGAAAACTATATGA
- a CDS encoding NPCBM/NEW2 domain-containing protein — protein sequence MKKVMACLALAACMLFPLGAPVHAQSAQEDIKANDKKPKATFQVISDLHIRDTSFSHNKLLKALHDLHSIDPQADAMVINGDITNNGYPEEYAKARELLDQSPKPMNLYMTIGNHEFFNGAGNEVNTSRFADFIEEEHVYYEKMVKGYPFIFLGSESWGPVDSPAKDDAYLSDEQLNWLEDTLEKRSKSEKPMFVFLHQPLSAVYEAAEKRLTDLFSKYPQVILFSGHTHRDMRLPNINLTQNEFTSINTASVYYTTFAPTVNWDESQGLYVQIYDDRVVVQGRDFYRKQWIPEAHYTIDVQSATTFSYRNNYVIPGETALLTTKFTNYGQNTIEAIQVDLTAPDGWSVEAVTDPLVTHLSPGSSIDTDWRVTPPDIAGPGFAKLDAAVSFEYGENKQTEWSADSIVWIPERLPAADSYVSDVEWIHSANHWGPVERDQSNGEKAKDDGKTITIGGEEYTKGLGVHANAEIAYYIGGNFSTFTSDIGIDDEVGNRGSVVFQIWADGEKVYDSGLVTGSDSAKKVHADISGANVLKLVVTDGGDGTGYDHADWANAHIARSDVNS from the coding sequence ATGAAAAAAGTAATGGCTTGTCTCGCTTTAGCCGCTTGTATGCTTTTCCCCTTGGGTGCTCCAGTGCACGCGCAATCAGCCCAAGAGGACATAAAAGCAAATGATAAAAAACCAAAAGCAACCTTTCAAGTGATCAGTGACCTGCATATTAGGGATACATCGTTCTCTCATAACAAGCTTTTGAAAGCGCTTCACGATCTGCATTCCATTGACCCGCAGGCAGATGCTATGGTCATCAACGGAGATATAACGAATAACGGTTATCCGGAAGAATATGCAAAGGCTCGCGAGCTTCTTGATCAATCTCCTAAACCGATGAATCTGTATATGACCATTGGGAATCATGAGTTTTTTAATGGAGCTGGAAATGAGGTGAACACCAGTCGGTTCGCAGACTTTATCGAAGAGGAGCATGTGTATTACGAGAAAATGGTGAAAGGCTATCCTTTTATATTCCTTGGCTCTGAAAGCTGGGGGCCTGTCGATTCTCCCGCCAAAGACGATGCCTATCTGAGCGACGAGCAGTTGAATTGGCTGGAAGATACTTTGGAAAAACGCAGCAAGAGCGAGAAGCCTATGTTTGTTTTTCTTCATCAGCCCCTTTCCGCCGTATATGAAGCAGCAGAAAAGCGTCTAACCGATCTCTTCTCGAAGTATCCGCAAGTTATTTTATTCTCTGGCCATACCCATCGGGATATGCGACTTCCAAATATTAACCTAACACAGAATGAATTTACGAGCATCAATACAGCTTCTGTCTATTATACAACCTTCGCACCGACAGTAAACTGGGACGAAAGCCAAGGATTGTATGTGCAAATTTACGATGACAGGGTCGTAGTCCAAGGACGTGACTTTTACCGTAAGCAATGGATTCCCGAAGCGCATTACACGATTGATGTCCAATCGGCAACAACATTTTCTTATCGTAATAACTACGTTATTCCGGGTGAAACCGCCCTATTAACCACAAAATTTACAAATTATGGACAAAACACGATCGAGGCCATCCAAGTGGACTTAACGGCCCCTGATGGTTGGAGTGTAGAGGCAGTAACCGATCCTCTGGTCACCCATCTTTCGCCTGGAAGTTCGATTGATACAGATTGGCGTGTGACGCCCCCTGATATTGCTGGGCCTGGATTCGCAAAATTAGATGCAGCCGTTTCATTTGAATATGGGGAGAATAAGCAAACAGAATGGAGTGCCGACTCTATAGTATGGATACCAGAACGGCTCCCAGCTGCCGATTCTTATGTAAGTGATGTGGAATGGATTCATTCCGCAAATCATTGGGGGCCCGTAGAACGGGATCAAAGCAACGGTGAAAAAGCAAAAGACGACGGAAAAACCATAACTATTGGCGGCGAAGAATATACGAAAGGCTTAGGTGTGCATGCGAATGCTGAGATTGCTTATTATATAGGCGGCAACTTCTCGACATTTACCTCAGATATCGGAATCGATGATGAAGTTGGAAATAGAGGGTCGGTCGTCTTTCAAATTTGGGCAGACGGCGAGAAGGTATATGACAGCGGGCTTGTTACCGGATCTGATTCCGCCAAAAAAGTTCATGCTGATATCTCCGGCGCAAACGTACTGAAACTGGTCGTCACTGATGGCGGAGACGGCACTGGCTACGACCATGCGGATTGGGCAAATGCCCATATTGCCAGATCCGATGTAAACAGCTAG
- a CDS encoding XRE family transcriptional regulator → MKPIHLILANNLKLLREQRKLSLDKVAEMTGISKTMLGQIERGESSPSITTVWKIANGLKLSFTSLINEPHSETVVVSQEEVQALVEDNGKVRIYPYFPYEDGRRFEMYSLEMEHGGYLSAEAHIEGTEEFITVFEGELTIRVDNEEYTVTPGKSIRFKADKPHVYHNSGTSINRLSMVIHYSK, encoded by the coding sequence TTGAAGCCCATTCATTTAATACTGGCGAATAACTTGAAGCTGCTAAGGGAGCAAAGGAAGCTAAGCCTGGATAAAGTCGCGGAGATGACCGGAATCAGCAAGACGATGCTGGGTCAGATCGAACGCGGAGAATCGAGCCCCTCCATAACAACCGTATGGAAAATCGCGAACGGATTAAAGCTTTCTTTTACATCATTGATCAATGAGCCTCATTCCGAAACGGTCGTGGTATCTCAAGAAGAGGTACAAGCGCTGGTAGAGGATAACGGAAAAGTTCGGATTTATCCATATTTTCCATATGAGGACGGACGACGCTTCGAGATGTATTCATTAGAAATGGAGCATGGCGGTTATTTAAGTGCAGAGGCTCACATTGAGGGGACGGAAGAGTTTATTACTGTTTTCGAAGGAGAGCTTACCATTCGTGTCGATAACGAGGAATATACGGTGACTCCAGGTAAATCCATTCGGTTTAAGGCCGATAAACCTCATGTTTACCATAATTCCGGCACCTCCATAAACCGGTTAAGCATGGTGATCCATTATTCCAAATAA
- a CDS encoding LysE family transporter produces the protein MFIVPLLTYAIVASFTPGPNNIISMTNARSHGFKRTMRFIGGVAAGCLVIMLLSSYFNLVLYPFIPKIRFVMNIIGCLYLIYLAIKIMQSKPQDADDKARGFNTFYFGFIFQFMNPKVILYGITAISTFVMPISTSHAQLLSYSFLLTIVGICANMTWALFGSLFQHLLTRYERPFNISMGLLLLYSAFSIYAAN, from the coding sequence GTGTTCATCGTTCCGCTGTTGACTTATGCCATTGTCGCGTCTTTTACGCCCGGCCCCAATAATATCATTTCGATGACGAATGCACGGAGCCACGGATTTAAAAGAACAATGCGCTTTATCGGAGGGGTAGCGGCTGGATGCCTGGTCATTATGTTGTTGTCCAGCTATTTCAATCTGGTATTATATCCATTCATCCCGAAGATTAGGTTTGTCATGAATATCATCGGATGCCTGTACCTGATCTATCTTGCTATTAAAATCATGCAGAGCAAGCCGCAAGATGCAGATGATAAGGCGCGTGGATTCAATACCTTTTACTTCGGATTCATCTTTCAGTTCATGAATCCGAAGGTTATTTTATACGGGATTACGGCCATATCGACTTTCGTCATGCCCATCTCCACATCCCATGCGCAGTTGTTATCATACTCGTTCTTGCTCACGATCGTCGGCATTTGTGCCAACATGACCTGGGCGTTGTTCGGTTCGCTGTTCCAGCATCTGTTAACCCGATATGAGCGCCCGTTTAATATATCGATGGGATTGCTTCTGCTTTACAGCGCATTTTCTATTTATGCCGCCAACTGA
- a CDS encoding L-lactate dehydrogenase, which translates to MTKKEAQRPSRVVIIGTGAVGATTAYTLFLRERVSELVLIDANHDKALGEALDMNHGLPFAGGVKLWAGDYSDCKDADIIVIAAGSNQRPGETRIDLLKRNTAIFDDIIQNIVKYNDHGIILVATNPVDILSYVTLKKSGFPVNRVIGSGTLLDSARFRYLIGQNKGINPRSIHAHIVGEHGDSELPLWSIANIAGIGIDLTDGEKEDIFDRTKNAAYEIINAKGSTSYAIALALDRIIVSILQNEGSVLNVSTLLTDYHGVSDVYLGVPCVVDRTGVREILNLELNDEELNQFHASANKLKEQISNIFE; encoded by the coding sequence ATGACAAAAAAAGAAGCTCAGCGCCCGTCCCGCGTGGTGATCATCGGTACAGGAGCTGTAGGAGCAACGACTGCGTACACCTTATTCTTGCGAGAGAGAGTATCTGAACTGGTATTAATCGATGCGAATCATGACAAAGCTCTTGGTGAAGCCTTGGATATGAATCACGGTCTCCCCTTTGCCGGAGGCGTGAAGCTTTGGGCTGGAGATTACAGCGATTGCAAGGATGCAGACATCATTGTCATTGCCGCAGGCTCCAACCAAAGACCTGGCGAGACCCGAATTGATTTATTGAAGCGCAATACGGCGATATTTGACGACATTATCCAAAATATCGTGAAATACAATGATCATGGCATCATTCTTGTGGCTACAAATCCGGTTGATATTTTGTCTTACGTCACGTTGAAGAAGAGCGGCTTCCCGGTCAATCGCGTAATCGGTTCCGGTACCTTGCTGGATAGCGCCCGTTTCCGGTATTTGATCGGACAAAACAAAGGCATTAATCCGCGCAGCATACACGCCCATATCGTCGGGGAACACGGCGATTCCGAGCTGCCGCTCTGGAGCATTGCCAACATCGCGGGGATTGGGATCGATCTGACAGACGGGGAAAAAGAGGATATTTTCGACCGCACCAAGAATGCGGCTTATGAAATCATTAACGCCAAGGGCTCCACTTCCTATGCGATCGCCTTGGCGCTCGATCGGATTATCGTCTCCATTTTGCAAAACGAAGGTTCCGTTCTCAATGTATCCACGCTGCTGACGGACTACCACGGTGTGTCTGATGTATACTTAGGCGTACCTTGCGTGGTTGATCGTACAGGGGTTCGGGAAATTCTGAATCTTGAGTTAAATGACGAGGAACTAAACCAGTTCCATGCATCCGCTAACAAACTGAAAGAACAAATCTCCAACATTTTCGAATAA
- a CDS encoding thioredoxin family protein, translating into MTHPIHLQHKIGQGLTPLQFMENMKIREMKLSSVPNTKELFRQVYDRFQWENKESEQFFTSERNPFNQLHCLILCTDWCPDVIWNVPVLFRILEYSRIPSEVLIMEDHMETMDLFLTDGGRAHPIAVFLHASTGEVFGTWGARPAYIQNVMDEFKRNYPDKQASAYQEQLDQTYKKIGDLYHDGNEYQKVMIQELKQRFTSFIRERIADKHL; encoded by the coding sequence ATGACTCATCCCATCCATCTCCAACACAAAATCGGCCAGGGTTTAACGCCTCTACAATTTATGGAGAATATGAAGATTCGGGAAATGAAATTGAGCAGCGTCCCTAATACGAAGGAATTATTTAGACAGGTATATGATCGCTTCCAGTGGGAGAATAAAGAGAGTGAACAATTCTTCACTTCGGAGCGAAACCCATTCAACCAACTGCACTGCCTGATTCTCTGTACGGATTGGTGTCCGGATGTCATATGGAATGTTCCTGTACTGTTTAGAATATTGGAATATAGCCGTATCCCGTCTGAAGTGCTCATCATGGAAGATCATATGGAGACTATGGATCTGTTTCTCACGGATGGCGGACGCGCCCATCCGATTGCAGTTTTTCTCCATGCAAGCACCGGAGAGGTATTCGGAACTTGGGGCGCTCGACCGGCATACATCCAGAACGTCATGGACGAGTTCAAAAGGAACTATCCCGATAAACAAGCCTCAGCCTATCAAGAACAACTGGACCAAACGTACAAGAAGATCGGCGATCTCTACCATGACGGTAATGAATATCAGAAAGTCATGATTCAGGAATTAAAGCAACGATTCACTTCGTTTATACGTGAGAGAATTGCCGATAAGCACTTATGA
- a CDS encoding PLP-dependent aminotransferase family protein — MFDILLPEQSEFPLYQQLYQQIREGIRNGTILDGQRLPSVRALQLQLNISKTPIETAYHMLTSEGYVVSKPRSGLYVMNPYKELSYHHEQQPPSITTLSVMHSYAHSNHGFIDFNPTRLDQASFPVRTWNKILKEALEQHVSEIGMYGDPQGEHGLRTVISEYLRNSRGVHSTPDQIVIGAGTAYSMGLLARVLPGLRHIAFEESGYSLVRDQFQLNGCDLLPITLSDKGISLDQLECSHAQLVYVTPSHQFPTGSIMPYPERKRLLEWAHARNAYIIEDDYDGEFRYQGKPIPSLQGLDNNGRVIYAGTFSKVLTPTLRMNYLVLPPALLNQISHMRQEVFFAPSRVEQWAMTAFFEQGHWYRHIRKVRNLYRKRHHQLIELIETYLGGFVEVTGQSSGLHIQLIVKKEVTSEELIQEAAKVGVIVYDLRKMWMNHEQDANQFPRLYMGFASLTAAEMESGIRLLQKAWNMD; from the coding sequence TTGTTTGATATTCTTCTACCTGAGCAAAGCGAATTCCCGTTATACCAGCAGTTATATCAGCAAATTCGTGAGGGTATCCGTAATGGCACCATTCTCGACGGACAACGTTTGCCTTCCGTTCGTGCCCTCCAGCTGCAGCTCAATATAAGCAAAACGCCGATCGAGACGGCTTATCACATGTTAACGTCAGAAGGGTATGTGGTCAGCAAACCGAGGTCGGGGCTATACGTCATGAATCCATATAAGGAACTATCATACCACCATGAGCAGCAGCCTCCTTCTATAACAACGTTGTCTGTCATGCATTCTTATGCGCATTCGAATCATGGGTTTATTGACTTTAATCCCACTCGATTAGATCAAGCGTCTTTTCCGGTAAGAACCTGGAATAAAATACTGAAGGAAGCGCTGGAACAACATGTGAGTGAAATTGGAATGTATGGAGATCCGCAGGGTGAACACGGGCTTCGCACGGTGATTTCCGAATATTTACGGAATTCCAGAGGGGTTCATTCAACACCTGATCAAATTGTGATAGGCGCCGGAACAGCTTATAGCATGGGGCTTCTTGCCAGAGTGCTGCCAGGGCTTAGGCATATTGCTTTTGAGGAGTCGGGTTACAGCTTGGTACGAGATCAATTTCAACTGAATGGCTGCGATTTACTTCCGATTACGCTTAGCGATAAGGGAATCTCGCTTGACCAGCTGGAGTGCAGCCACGCACAGCTCGTATATGTCACACCTTCTCACCAATTCCCGACGGGAAGCATCATGCCTTATCCGGAGCGGAAACGATTACTGGAGTGGGCCCATGCCAGAAACGCATACATTATCGAGGATGATTATGACGGCGAGTTTCGCTACCAGGGAAAACCCATTCCTTCCCTGCAAGGATTGGATAATAACGGGCGAGTCATATATGCCGGCACCTTCTCGAAAGTGTTGACTCCGACATTGCGAATGAACTATCTTGTTCTGCCACCGGCGCTGCTGAATCAAATATCCCACATGCGGCAGGAAGTGTTCTTTGCCCCTTCACGCGTGGAACAGTGGGCAATGACCGCGTTTTTTGAACAGGGGCATTGGTACCGTCATATTCGTAAAGTGCGTAATCTGTACAGGAAGAGACATCATCAGTTGATTGAGTTGATCGAGACTTACCTTGGCGGGTTTGTTGAAGTTACCGGTCAGAGTTCAGGACTCCACATTCAGCTGATCGTTAAAAAGGAAGTGACCTCAGAAGAATTGATTCAGGAGGCCGCGAAAGTCGGGGTTATCGTATATGACCTGCGAAAAATGTGGATGAACCACGAGCAAGATGCGAACCAGTTCCCGAGGTTATACATGGGATTTGCAAGCTTGACCGCAGCTGAAATGGAATCGGGAATTCGGCTTCTGCAAAAGGCTTGGAACATGGATTGA
- a CDS encoding arylamine N-acetyltransferase — MITQSEVKAYLNRLGISDIHAPTKEYLFELHKAHVERIPWQTLDIFAGKPTSIDIQESIQLMIQHRSGYCFHLNGAFTVLLRALGYKVDWHRAGVQALGQEPRINGFHLGITVSLLHEQLGEEERWLVDVGLGDMPWEPIPLKFGEYIQGPFRYVLEPSRITDCGWRLIHDPHYSYVGVDYAPDVVNSLDMFKSNHAFYSQSPESPWMDLFIVRQRHELGMNELKGCIWRKWSGNALDMVEISSKSEWFEILADIFNEPLVNYSIIERDLIWAKVCKQHQNWMKLMENERV, encoded by the coding sequence ATGATCACCCAAAGTGAGGTAAAGGCATATTTAAACCGTTTAGGCATCTCGGATATTCACGCTCCTACGAAGGAATATTTGTTCGAGCTCCATAAAGCCCATGTGGAGCGAATACCTTGGCAGACCTTGGATATTTTTGCTGGGAAGCCGACATCCATCGATATACAAGAATCAATACAACTGATGATCCAGCATCGAAGCGGGTATTGTTTTCATCTGAATGGAGCCTTTACCGTGCTTCTTCGAGCCTTAGGTTATAAGGTGGATTGGCATCGTGCTGGAGTACAGGCATTAGGACAAGAACCTCGGATTAACGGCTTTCATCTCGGAATAACGGTAAGTCTATTGCATGAACAACTTGGAGAAGAAGAGCGGTGGCTCGTAGATGTCGGTCTGGGCGATATGCCCTGGGAGCCGATCCCATTGAAATTCGGAGAATATATACAGGGACCTTTTCGATATGTGCTTGAGCCGTCTCGCATAACGGATTGTGGCTGGAGGCTGATTCATGATCCCCATTATTCTTATGTAGGCGTAGATTATGCCCCTGATGTTGTGAACAGCCTGGATATGTTTAAATCAAACCATGCATTTTATAGCCAATCACCGGAATCTCCATGGATGGATCTGTTCATTGTCAGGCAACGGCACGAGCTGGGCATGAATGAACTCAAAGGCTGCATATGGAGAAAGTGGAGCGGCAACGCCCTGGATATGGTAGAGATTTCATCGAAGTCGGAATGGTTCGAGATCCTGGCGGACATATTTAATGAGCCGCTCGTCAACTATTCCATAATCGAACGGGACCTGATATGGGCTAAGGTATGCAAGCAGCATCAGAATTGGATGAAGCTTATGGAGAATGAGCGAGTATAG
- the csaA gene encoding chaperone CsaA yields the protein MATIDDFTKLDIRIGTIVEAEPFPEARVPAIKMKIDFGPLGIKRTSAQITNRYEADTIIGNQVVAIVNFPPRRIAGYQSEVLVLGGVPEQGDVVLLKPDVDLPNGTPIA from the coding sequence ATGGCAACCATCGATGATTTCACCAAACTGGATATTCGGATCGGGACGATCGTGGAAGCAGAGCCTTTCCCGGAAGCGCGCGTTCCGGCCATAAAAATGAAGATTGATTTCGGCCCGCTCGGGATCAAACGCACAAGTGCCCAGATTACGAATCGATATGAGGCGGACACCATCATAGGTAATCAAGTGGTAGCTATCGTCAATTTTCCGCCTAGACGCATTGCGGGCTATCAATCCGAAGTGCTCGTCCTCGGCGGGGTACCGGAACAGGGAGACGTCGTGCTTCTGAAGCCGGATGTCGATCTGCCGAATGGAACTCCCATCGCTTAA
- a CDS encoding PLP-dependent aminotransferase family protein: MKYTDIIKSIERQIQGGLLKPGSKLPSIRALTESYSCSKNTAIRAYAELEKRHIIYAVPKSGYYIVEGRVNINRSNSMDQVIDFRSAGPDKTIMPYRDFQHCMNQAIEIYKEELFTYSQIAGLQSLRVELARHLLDLQVFTVPERIFVVSGSQQALHLLVSLPFPNGKNHICVEQPTHFSMMDSLKIHQAVTYGIEVTKDGIDLGRLEDIFKTRDIKFFYTVSRFHNPTGYSYSNEEKKRIVELAQKYDVYIIEDDYMGDLDPDSKHDPMFAYDPSGRVIYTKSFSKVMLPGLRLGLAVIPEEMSEIFQRAKHAADIHSPVLMQGALEIYLKNGMFRAHIQKMRQTYSKKGALLQQAYQTHLPPFLSFTGSPSGFYSTIQLPEPLKAYQLVNHLENENVYVQDASSMFLPEFKNEYMIRLSVSQVKEELIEIGVQKIAEEAAELLKRRSEVRFI; this comes from the coding sequence ATGAAATACACCGACATTATAAAGTCAATTGAACGTCAAATACAGGGTGGACTATTGAAACCCGGCAGTAAGCTGCCATCCATCCGTGCTTTGACAGAATCCTATTCATGCAGCAAAAACACAGCCATACGGGCCTATGCTGAATTGGAAAAGAGACATATCATCTATGCTGTTCCCAAGAGTGGTTACTATATCGTTGAGGGCAGAGTAAACATAAACCGCTCGAATTCCATGGATCAAGTGATCGATTTCCGATCTGCGGGACCTGACAAAACGATCATGCCCTACCGAGACTTTCAGCATTGCATGAACCAAGCGATTGAAATATATAAAGAAGAGTTGTTCACCTATTCCCAGATTGCGGGTTTGCAGTCGCTCCGTGTTGAGTTAGCACGGCATTTACTCGACTTACAGGTCTTCACGGTTCCTGAGAGGATCTTTGTGGTGTCTGGTTCGCAGCAAGCGCTCCATCTGCTCGTCTCCCTCCCTTTTCCTAACGGAAAGAACCATATCTGCGTGGAGCAGCCCACGCATTTTAGCATGATGGACTCCCTCAAGATTCATCAAGCCGTGACATACGGGATTGAGGTTACGAAGGACGGAATTGACCTTGGGCGGCTGGAGGACATTTTTAAAACTCGGGATATCAAGTTTTTCTATACGGTCTCCAGGTTCCATAACCCTACAGGCTACAGCTATTCCAATGAGGAGAAGAAGCGGATTGTTGAACTGGCGCAGAAGTATGATGTCTATATCATTGAGGATGACTATATGGGAGATTTGGATCCGGATTCTAAACATGATCCGATGTTTGCCTACGATCCGTCCGGTAGGGTGATCTACACGAAGAGCTTTTCCAAAGTCATGCTCCCCGGACTAAGGCTGGGCCTGGCCGTGATCCCCGAAGAGATGAGTGAAATATTCCAGCGAGCGAAGCACGCTGCGGACATACATAGTCCCGTGCTCATGCAAGGCGCACTCGAAATTTATCTGAAGAACGGGATGTTCCGTGCACATATTCAGAAGATGAGGCAGACCTATAGTAAAAAAGGGGCTTTGCTCCAGCAGGCTTACCAAACTCATCTGCCGCCCTTCCTATCCTTTACGGGTTCGCCATCCGGATTTTATTCCACGATCCAGCTGCCGGAGCCATTGAAAGCATATCAGTTGGTTAACCATCTGGAGAATGAGAACGTTTATGTTCAGGATGCCAGCAGCATGTTCTTGCCTGAGTTTAAGAACGAATACATGATACGACTGAGCGTATCTCAGGTGAAGGAGGAACTAATCGAAATCGGTGTTCAGAAAATTGCAGAAGAAGCCGCAGAATTGTTGAAAAGGCGAAGCGAGGTGAGGTTCATCTAG